From the Lathyrus oleraceus cultivar Zhongwan6 unplaced genomic scaffold, CAAS_Psat_ZW6_1.0 chrUn0247, whole genome shotgun sequence genome, one window contains:
- the LOC127113028 gene encoding uncharacterized protein LOC127113028 encodes MDGGSTVKEMTINFGKLDKFQGQDFRRWQKKMHFMLTTLKVVHVLSTPIPELLEEDTVENLRRRSKWENDDYICRGHILNGMSDPLFDIYQNIESAKELWDCLESKYMAEDSSSKKFLVTDFNNYKMVESRSVMEQFNELLRILGQFTQHGLKMDETISVSSIIDKLPPSWKDFKHNLKHGKDELSLIQLGSHLRIEESLRAQEDDKGKGARLKESPI; translated from the exons ATGGATGGAGGAAGCACCGTCAAGGAGATGACTATAAACTTCGGAAAATTGGACAAGTTTCAAGGACAAGACTTCAGGCGTTGGCAGAAGAAGATGCATTTCATGTTGACAACGTTGAAGGTGGTGCACGTCCTGTCTACACCGATTCCAGAACTTCTGGAGGAAGACACGGTTGAAAATTTGAGACGCAGATCAAAATGGGAGAACGACGACTACATATGCAGAGGGCACATTCTTAACGGTATGTCTGATCCCTTATTTGATATTTACCAAAACATAGAATCTGCAAAGGAATTGTGGGATTGTCTCGAATCCAAGTACATGGCAGAGGACTCATCCAGTAAAAAGTTCCTGGTAACCGATTTCAACAATTACAAAATGGTTGAATCAAGGTCTGTCATGGAACAATTCAATGAACTCCTCCGAATCCTTGGACAGTTCACACAACACGGATTGAAGATGGATGAAACAATATCTGTCTCAAGCATCATAGACAAGTTGCCTCCTTCGTGGAAGGATTTCAAACACAATTTGAAGCATGGAAAAGACGAACTGTCTTTGATCCAACTTGGAAGTCACTTGCGCATAGAAGAATCTCTAAGAGCGCAGGAGGAtgacaaaggaaaag GTGCAAGATTAAAAGAATCACCTATATGA
- the LOC127113027 gene encoding increased DNA methylation 1, with translation MNAFLNSPIDKMEDSVHAVLGNFTMQKSKFCLNCRDPKVVSRLFCIACEELKACQPSPTRTTETIISCVSPPPSSPAIPRFPEPAEPQKPSYKGMKYSAASDKRHGKITRKDQHLHKLVFQALEHGADVTYIARGEKLLDGKINRYTSAIMCSCCDNQISPSTFEAHAGWASRRKPYLHIFAGGVSLHELSISLLKKQKISRSADSDGRCSICEQGGHLLCCDGCPRAFHLECVPLKSEPRCIWYCKYCCHNVYHNERREERNANAQDAVRVAEMAPLEQIAQRAPLTVNDTEAVEGGCPLCREDDFQLKGFGPRTVIICDQCNKEYHVGCLKDHKIADLKKLPKGDWFCGSECLQVRTVLHNLVIRGDVPISDSLLSLIKKKHKEKGLKTNYGLDVKWRIMNWKLLASEEIRALLSKAVSIFHEQFDPIVDADTDIDFIPSMIYGRSIKDQYFGGMYCAVLTVNKEVVSTGVFRMFGREVAELPLVATNAASQGKGYFQALFACIEGLLGELKIERLFLPAAHEAESLWSGKFGFMALDQDETNFYTSLYRVMMFNGAALLQKPVPRPAITEYVAEDPFEACANIWCAEE, from the exons ATGAACGCATTTTTGAACAGTCCTATAGACAAAATGGAGGATTCTGTTCATGCTGTTCTCGGAAACTTTACTATGCAAAAATCAAAGTTCTGTTTGAACTGTAGAG ATCCCAAGGTTGTGTCGAGACTGTTCTGCATTGCATGCGAGGAGTTGAAGGCATGTCAACCTAGTCCAACTCGTACAACTGAGACTATTATTAGCTGTGTTTCACCACCACCATCGTCACCGGCTATCCCGAG GTTTCCAGAACCAGCTGAGCCTCAAAAGCCATCGTACAAAGGAATGAAGTACAGTGCAGCTAGTGATAAGAGGCATGGAAAAATAACTAGAAA GGACCAACACCTGCATAAGTTGGTCTTTCAAGCACTGGAACATGGGGCTGATGTGACATACATTGCTCGAGGAGAG AAACTATTGGATGGTAAAATAAACCGTTACACCTCTGCAATTATGTGTAGTTGCTGTGACAATCAG ATCAGCCCTTCTACATTTGAAGCACATGCTGGCTGGGCATCCCGACGCAAGCC TTACCTGCACATATTCGCTGGTGGAGTCTCGCTACATGAGTTGTCCATTTCTCTGTTGAAAAAGCAGAAAATTTCTAGGAGTGCCGACAGTGATGGCCGCTGCAGTATTTGTGAACAAGGAGGACATCTTTTATGCTGTGATGGATGCCCAAGAGCTTTTCACTTGG AATGTGTGCCTCTTAAATCTGAACCGCGCTGTATTTGGTACTGCAAATATTGTTGTCATAATGTATACCATAACGAAAGACGCGAAGAGCGTAACGCAAATGCTCAGGATGCTGTAAGGGTTGCAGAGATGGCTCCTTTGGAACAGATAGCCCAGAGAGCCCCCCTTACGGTTAATGATACTGAGGCCGTAGAAGGTGGATGTCCACTGTGCAG GGAAGATGATTTCCAACTAAAAGGTTTTGGTCCTCGGACAGTAATTATTTGCGACCAG TGTAATAAGGAATATCACGTAGGGTGTTTGAAGGATCATAAGATAGCTGACCTAAAG AAATTACCTAAAGGGGACTGGTTCTGCGGCTCGGAATGTCTTCAAGTTCGGACTGTCTTGCACAATTTAGTGATTCGCGGGGACGTGCCAATTTCAGATTCCCTCCTAAGCTTGATTAAAAAGAAGCATAAAGAAAAAGGTTTAAAAACTAACTACGGTCTTGATGTGAAATGGAGGATTATGAACTGGAAGTTGCTTGCTTCTGAAGAAATTAGGGCATTGCTTTCGAAGGCTGTTTCTATCTTTCAT GAACAATTTGATCCCATAGTGGATGCTGATACAGACATAGATTTCATTCCATCAATGATTTATGG GAGGAGCATCAAGGATCAATATTTTGGTGGAATGTACTGTGCAGTGCTCACTGTCAA CAAAGAGGTTGTAAGCACGGGGGTATTCCGCATGTTCGGGCGAGAAGTGGCGGAGCTTCCCTTAGTTGCAACTAATGCAGCTAGCCAAGGAAAG GGTTACTTCCAAGCCCTGTTTGCCTGCATCGAGGGCTTGCTTGGAGAGTTAAAAATCGAACGGTTATTCTTACCGGCTGCTCATGAAGCTGAGTCGTTATGGAGCGGGAAATTCGGGTTTATGGCACTAGACCAGGATGAG ACGAATTTCTATACGAGTTTGTACCGCGTGATGATGTTTAATGGGGCAGCGTTACTACAGAAGCCGGTTCCTCGACCCGCCATAACGGAGTATGTAGCAGAAGATCCATTTGAAGCATGTGCAAATATTTGGTGTGCAGAAGAGTAA